From a region of the Sandaracinaceae bacterium genome:
- a CDS encoding type IV pilus twitching motility protein PilT — protein MKRIDFYVQHLVRHNATGVVLTSGEPVLFQFPTGERKSNTPIEHAQVSQLVQEAAPSAAIESLRSSGRGEFEHTASGGVTVRVSLEARGPREWVVTLKPQGAGASQGRPAAVGIAAPQAEAAAVRADAQRAPEPPPRPTVEAVPGEPKINRMLRLMVELEASDLHLCTGVVPMVRLHGEMQPLEERGPFTAEELEALLGEILPPRNRGEFDGTNDTDFAHTIPELARFRANYFRDRRGVGGVFRQIPFEILPPEKLGIPPQVLDLCYLTKGLVLVTGPTGSGKSTTLATLIDVINQKRADHIITIEDPIEFVHPNKRCLVNQREVGTHTDGFKKALRAALREDPDIVLVGEMRDLETIAIAIETAETGHLVFGTLHTTTAPSTVDRIIDQFPADRQAQIRTMLSESLKGVIAQVLCKRKGGGRVAAYEVLIANAAVQNLIREGKTYQLVSTMQTGKKQGMQTMNDHLFHHVKSGLVEPLEAYMKSTDKSGFREMLTREGIQLKLE, from the coding sequence ATGAAGCGCATCGATTTCTACGTTCAACACCTCGTCCGGCACAACGCGACCGGCGTCGTGCTCACCTCCGGGGAGCCCGTGCTCTTCCAGTTCCCCACCGGGGAGCGGAAGTCGAACACGCCGATCGAGCACGCGCAGGTCTCGCAGCTGGTGCAGGAGGCGGCGCCTTCGGCGGCCATCGAGTCGCTGCGCTCGAGCGGGCGAGGCGAGTTCGAGCACACGGCGAGCGGTGGCGTGACGGTCCGGGTCTCCCTCGAGGCGCGCGGGCCCCGGGAGTGGGTCGTGACCTTGAAGCCGCAGGGGGCCGGCGCCTCGCAGGGCCGCCCGGCCGCGGTGGGCATCGCCGCGCCGCAAGCCGAGGCCGCCGCCGTGCGCGCCGACGCCCAGCGCGCGCCCGAGCCCCCGCCGCGCCCCACGGTCGAGGCCGTCCCCGGCGAGCCGAAGATCAACCGCATGCTCCGTCTCATGGTCGAGCTCGAGGCGTCCGACCTCCACCTCTGCACCGGCGTGGTGCCGATGGTCCGGCTGCACGGCGAGATGCAGCCGCTCGAGGAGCGCGGGCCCTTCACGGCGGAGGAGCTCGAGGCGCTGCTCGGCGAGATCCTCCCGCCCCGGAACCGCGGCGAGTTCGACGGCACGAACGACACCGACTTCGCCCACACCATCCCCGAGCTGGCCCGCTTCCGCGCCAACTACTTTCGCGATCGTCGAGGCGTCGGCGGCGTCTTCCGGCAGATCCCGTTCGAGATCCTGCCGCCGGAGAAGCTCGGCATCCCGCCGCAGGTGCTCGACCTCTGCTACCTGACCAAGGGCCTCGTGCTCGTCACGGGCCCCACCGGCAGCGGCAAGTCGACGACCCTCGCCACGCTGATCGACGTCATCAACCAGAAGCGCGCCGATCACATCATCACGATCGAAGACCCGATCGAGTTCGTGCACCCCAACAAGCGCTGCCTCGTCAACCAGCGCGAGGTCGGCACGCACACGGACGGGTTCAAGAAGGCCCTGCGCGCCGCGCTGCGCGAGGACCCGGACATCGTGCTGGTCGGCGAGATGCGCGACCTCGAGACGATCGCGATCGCGATCGAGACCGCCGAGACGGGTCACCTGGTCTTCGGCACGCTCCACACCACGACCGCGCCCTCGACGGTCGACCGCATCATCGATCAGTTCCCCGCCGACCGGCAGGCGCAGATCCGCACGATGCTCAGCGAGTCGCTCAAGGGCGTCATCGCGCAGGTGCTCTGCAAGCGGAAGGGCGGCGGGCGCGTCGCCGCCTACGAGGTGCTCATCGCCAACGCCGCGGTGCAGAACCTCATCCGCGAAGGCAAGACCTACCAGCTCGTCAGCACGATGCAGACCGGCAAGAAGCAGGGCATGCAGACGATGAACGATCACCTCTTCCACCACGTGAAGAGTGGGCTGGTGGAGCCGCTCGAGGCGTACATGAAGTCGACCGACAAGAGCGGCTTCCGCGAGATGCTCACCCGCGAGGGGATCCAGCTGAAGCTGGAGTGA
- a CDS encoding ferrous iron transport protein A has product MNDQGPTLADLPVGAEATVVDVACPRGVARRLMEMGLLPGTRVRVVRVAPLGDPIELRLRGYSLSIRRREAAGVRLGDVREAAAVAAAEAIS; this is encoded by the coding sequence GTGAACGACCAAGGCCCGACCCTCGCCGACCTTCCCGTCGGCGCCGAAGCGACCGTGGTCGACGTCGCGTGCCCGCGCGGAGTGGCGCGTCGCCTGATGGAGATGGGGCTCTTGCCCGGCACCCGCGTCCGCGTCGTGCGGGTGGCGCCCCTCGGCGACCCGATCGAGCTCCGGCTCCGCGGCTACTCGTTGAGCATCCGTCGGCGCGAGGCGGCGGGCGTGAGGCTGGGCGATGTCCGCGAGGCGGCCGCGGTCGCCGCCGCGGAAGCCATCTCGTGA
- the feoB gene encoding ferrous iron transport protein B, which produces MSAAPVLPTAARGVPIVALAGNPNAGKTTLFNALTGARARTGNYPGITIDRRTGPWKAAERAVQLVDVPGTYSLSARSPEEQVAVDAILPPDEHAPDAVIVVADATALERHLYLALQIVETGRPTVIALNMIDEARKIGISVDEAALAEATGARVVSISAVRREGLGALAAAVDAALAQQPPPERDPEPLDGALADDAPEVEAVVRAIHPDERSAAIRARATWALLSLGGDELEGIPPQLREVVEQVRARAEAAGRDLDRELIEARYARIDRWVQGAVKAPVGGARRALTDRLDSVLTHPVLGFLVFAAVMFVLFEALFAWSDPLIGLIEDAVGGLQGLTVASLPAGPLTNLLVDGVIAGVGNVVVFVPQIALLFVFIAVLEDSGYLARVAFVIDRVMSGVGLHGKAFVPLLSGFACAVPAVMATRTIENRRDRLVTMLALPLMSCSARLPIYALVIAVIFPAEERVLGVLSMGALVLFTMYALSVVATLGAAAVMRRTVLRGPRPALVLELPPYRVPGARNVASAVWRRVKSFLVDAGTIILAITIVLWGLLSYPTNDAVTARFDGLRADAAEALSGDALAERLGALDAREAEAQLPHSAAGKLGHAIEPVIAPLGFDWRIGVGLIGSFAAREVLVSTLGIVWGIGEEEDEESVPLRDALRDARRDDGSLLFTPLSGFALMVFFVLAAQCMSTLAVIKRESGTWKWPLFMVVYMTALAYVGALITYQGGLLLGFS; this is translated from the coding sequence GTGAGCGCCGCGCCGGTCCTCCCGACCGCGGCCCGCGGCGTGCCCATCGTCGCCCTCGCGGGCAACCCGAACGCGGGCAAGACGACGCTCTTCAACGCGCTCACGGGGGCGCGCGCCCGAACGGGGAACTACCCGGGGATCACGATCGACCGGCGCACGGGCCCGTGGAAGGCCGCGGAGCGCGCGGTGCAACTCGTCGACGTGCCCGGCACCTACAGCCTCAGCGCGCGCTCGCCCGAGGAGCAGGTCGCGGTCGACGCCATCCTCCCGCCGGACGAGCACGCGCCGGACGCGGTGATCGTCGTCGCGGACGCGACCGCGCTCGAGCGGCACCTCTACCTCGCGCTCCAGATCGTCGAGACCGGTCGGCCGACCGTCATCGCGCTCAACATGATCGACGAGGCGCGCAAGATCGGGATCAGCGTCGACGAGGCGGCCCTCGCGGAGGCCACGGGGGCGAGGGTGGTGTCGATCTCGGCCGTCCGGCGCGAAGGGCTCGGCGCGCTCGCGGCGGCGGTCGACGCCGCGCTGGCACAGCAGCCGCCGCCCGAGCGCGACCCGGAGCCCCTCGACGGCGCGCTGGCGGACGACGCGCCTGAGGTCGAGGCGGTCGTCCGCGCGATTCACCCGGACGAGCGGAGCGCCGCGATCCGCGCGCGCGCCACCTGGGCGCTGCTCTCGCTCGGCGGCGACGAGCTGGAGGGGATCCCGCCGCAGCTCCGCGAGGTCGTCGAGCAGGTCCGGGCGCGGGCCGAGGCGGCGGGGCGAGACCTCGACCGGGAGCTCATCGAGGCCCGCTACGCCCGCATCGATCGCTGGGTGCAGGGCGCCGTGAAGGCCCCGGTGGGCGGCGCGCGACGGGCGCTGACCGACCGCCTCGACAGCGTGTTGACGCACCCGGTGCTCGGCTTCCTCGTGTTCGCGGCCGTGATGTTCGTGCTCTTCGAGGCGCTCTTCGCGTGGTCGGATCCGCTGATCGGGCTCATCGAGGACGCGGTGGGCGGGCTTCAGGGGCTGACCGTCGCGTCGCTCCCCGCCGGGCCCCTGACGAACCTCCTGGTCGACGGCGTCATCGCGGGCGTCGGCAACGTCGTGGTCTTCGTCCCGCAGATCGCGCTCCTCTTCGTCTTCATCGCGGTGCTCGAGGACAGCGGCTACCTCGCGCGCGTCGCGTTCGTCATCGATCGCGTGATGAGCGGCGTAGGGCTGCACGGCAAGGCGTTCGTGCCCCTGTTGAGCGGCTTCGCCTGCGCCGTCCCGGCCGTGATGGCGACGCGTACCATCGAGAACCGTCGTGACCGGCTCGTGACCATGCTGGCGCTCCCGCTGATGAGCTGCAGCGCGCGCCTGCCCATCTACGCGCTCGTGATCGCGGTGATCTTCCCCGCCGAGGAGCGCGTGCTCGGCGTCCTGTCGATGGGCGCGCTCGTGCTCTTCACGATGTACGCGCTGAGCGTCGTGGCCACCCTCGGCGCGGCCGCGGTGATGCGTCGCACGGTGCTGCGCGGCCCGCGCCCGGCCCTGGTCCTGGAGCTGCCGCCCTATCGGGTGCCGGGCGCCCGCAACGTGGCCTCCGCCGTGTGGCGTCGCGTGAAGAGCTTCCTCGTCGACGCGGGCACCATCATCCTCGCGATCACGATCGTGCTCTGGGGGCTGCTCTCGTATCCGACCAACGACGCGGTGACCGCGCGCTTCGACGGGCTCCGCGCGGACGCGGCGGAGGCGCTCTCCGGCGACGCGCTCGCGGAGCGGCTCGGGGCCCTCGACGCGCGCGAGGCCGAAGCGCAGCTGCCGCACAGCGCCGCGGGCAAGCTCGGGCACGCCATCGAGCCGGTGATCGCGCCGCTCGGCTTCGACTGGCGGATCGGGGTCGGGCTGATCGGCTCCTTCGCCGCGCGCGAGGTGCTCGTCAGCACCCTCGGGATCGTCTGGGGGATCGGCGAAGAAGAGGACGAGGAGAGCGTGCCTCTGCGCGACGCGCTCCGGGACGCGCGCCGCGACGACGGGAGCCTGCTCTTCACCCCGCTGAGCGGGTTCGCGCTCATGGTGTTCTTCGTCCTGGCGGCCCAGTGCATGAGCACCCTGGCCGTCATCAAGCGCGAGAGCGGCACCTGGAAGTGGCCGCTGTTCATGGTCGTCTACATGACCGCGCTCGCGTACGTCGGGGCGCTGATCACCTATCAAGGCGGCTTGCTATTGGGTTTCTCGTGA